Below is a window of Arabidopsis thaliana chromosome 2, partial sequence DNA.
tttgtattctATTACTCATATCCAAGTAAACTTACTTTTGATCCCTCAGTTCGAAATCAATCTTCTTTGTTGGTTGATTGTGGACATCAATAGTCTCCATTTCACCAACATTCACTATCTGACCAACCACATCTAATACAAAAACGAATCACAGATTCAAAAAAACGTAATGGCTATAAAGTTTCTTATTTAAATGGAAACGaaataagaagcaaaaaacaTACCAATCAGGTAGTTTTGGTTGAGACCAccatttaaaacatcattGAAAGCAGTCAAGGACAGAAAATAAGAATCTGACAATGGATCGATTCTCACAACACGGGTTTGAGCCATGAATCCCATTTTGTAACGATGATCAGTTGCTTTGAATTGACCTGTTGCATAGGTCAATCCAAAGTTTTCAATAGCCCTCCACTCTCCTGGAACAATGAGCCTCTCGAACCTGTTCAAATGCTCTCTCTTAACTGAGGCATGGATCTTCTTTCCCTTACATTAAAAAGcataaaatattagtatagAATAAACGTTTTTATTTGGGAATATTGTCAATTTATGTAGAAATAACATGAATACTTACTCTCACATCAGAGAGAACCATGTCGAAAGTCTCACCAAACTTCATTGTTAACGTTTTCCAGGTATGAAGAACACAGACTTAAACTCTCCAAGACGTTTTGTAGGGCTTGATGTCATCAAGGTAAGCAATTGCTTGAGccattgttttgatttagttGCTAGAAAATGCGGTATTTGAGTGATGAATTGTGATGAGAATGGCTTTGATATATATAGTGGTGAAGGAGGCTAAGGTTGCTGGATccaatatttcaaaaatattcgTCAGTATCTTGGAGTATAAGTTGCAAATCAAAGATCGGATAATGACTAATGATTCGAAATTGGTTTAGTTCATAATAATTGGCCATCTATAGATAAGTGgttaatattgtttagttGATTAAGGTTATTTCTAGATTTAACAGTATaagtttatatgattttctaGTTTATGGAATGTATTATCGTCAATGAGGAGTTAGAATAAACGAATATGCTCGTTTATGTGGATTTATACTGATTATTGAGGAGAATGAATATATGATTGAAGATTATAACAATCGTAATTGAATATGCAGAAGATTTTGAAGGAATATGCGTGTATCACTTCCACAAATATTGTTGAGATATAGAAATAAACGTGTTCCGTGAAAGATTTTGACTAAGATTGCATTTTTGATGGTCCACCGAATATATAGGTTTTGTTGTGATCAAAAGCCCATTAAACATAACACACCCTACTTAATAAAAAGCGGATCCtttttacttatgtttttggcTTGGACAATTTTACCCTTTAGCatgaagaacaaaatccaaaattgaaatcaaaattgaggaCAAATTCgacaaaaattcaatttgtaCTTCTCTTTTAGTAATAAGAGgatacaatcttaaacactaaacaaaattaacaaaacaaatacacttaaaatttttgattttttaaaacacatcttgattcttttataagaagtttaaatattataaatatttaaactttatattatgggtgaaattttagaatagactggtttgggttgataataatatgCGATAGTATACAaggagtgaaatcctagaatgacaataaaaatataactatacaatgaaatactaaacaaaaaaaaacaatagtaacaaaataaatacatcgtaaaacttttttgttaaaacgcATCTTGATTCTGttataaaaaagttaaacattataaatatttaaactttatattacAGGTGAAATCATAGAATTGATAGGTTTGAGTCGATTTTAATATGGGATTGggtactacgggtgaaatatgagaaaaaataatcaaaatacaattatacaatattaaatacttaacaaaataaacaaatacactttaaaactttaatcttttagttataaaattttgtctcACGGTGTATcatacatttaaatcaaacaatagcaCAAATTTATAGATCatcctaaaaaaaaatctattattttttatttaatgaaaatataggCCCGCGGTATACCACGGGTTAATATCTAGTTCCCAAATATTATACAATTATACATAGTCTTAACAGAATAACATAtcttactagattttaacccgcggtataccgcgggacgattttttttttaaaggtaatatatattaaaacttgcaaattttatttttataaaatatttatattttacagtttataattgttattaagtaacgttaTACGACGAATcaatgagacaattgttaaaaaactgaagttttaatcCTTATTAAACagaatattaataatattttaaaattttataaatattgattcaaatacattcaccatataacccaattccaaaataaaacctgtTCTCTAATTTCTTTGCCCAtcccataatttttttttaaatagtaatttttaaaatttaagaattatttattatatataaaagttttgcaaattgtatcattctctaatacatttatattttatagtttaattttatatatagtaacattatacataccacataaaagtttttggttttatataacttttctaaattagaatgatttgatatgtttaataagtggtcttaataaaataataaattaaaaatttaacctGTATTGAAatggtggattaattatattttacttttttattaatgttgatttaAAAATtcgtccctccaaatccgtcttgccaaaaagccaattattttattaatattaattttatttatgatatgtctctgaattataatcttaacattttagctaataacatatgAATGCACCATATTcatttaataggggaatgcAATTATAATCGAATAAGttcataaaacaatttaatattttcatattgtttataatttggtaacagatagatatttgaatattcggtatattttgcttctgtttaggaaatctttgatgatccGTCTTTAGATacaataagccctataattaagaaatgaatattgtagttaaatgattttggtaaccttaatgacgtcattaaaggattttgtttttgattaaatttttctaatggcattgtcatgtaattaattacaaaaattaaggttacatttaaaatgtacttcccaaataatatagtaggattattataattataaccAAATTAATTATGAAAGCAAGCAAATAAATTTTCagaatatacaaataattcatttattctttttatcatacacccaaaatattatacaaatgtataataactaataaggCAGTTAAAACTCACCtgaaaaagcttttaaaaccGAAGACAATTCTATCCACGCTCCAAATCACCAATTAATTCGTGTAAATTCAACCGTGaatcaaaaacatatgtaCTATATACCATCCAAAAGCTAATTTCAAGTTCAATTGTATTCTAGTATCGCGTAAACCAGTTTAAAACTAGTTGAACCGGTCCTAATTACTAACAACTTAAACACAAAACTCAACCAATTCCAAATTAGATTTCAAACAAGTATTCTCCATAGACAGAACATTCAAGAATCGGTTTTAAAACCTTAAGAAGCAGCGTAAATAAATCCCGATTTGACTATgaaccaacaaaaagaaatatttaccGATCGAATTCCGATAAACTCTGACTTCCGATTGATAATATGTCAGTGGCGTTGGATTCTTACGAACGAGAGATTTCTAACAAGGTATAGATCAACTCCTAATTCTTTGTGAAAAGAGATCAACAATTAAAGAGCTTTAAAGCTCATTCCATggaaaatttttgaaaaaaggtAGAAGATGAAGCTTACCTAGAACTCTGAAGAAGGCTGAAAACAACTCAATACTAAAGAACCAACAATAGAAGCCATAACCAACCTAAACAACCACAAAATCCgataacaaaatatcaacaaatattcaaatccGCATTGAGGCAAAATGGGTCTAAGAAACTCACCAAAAGTCTCAAATTGATAATGGATTCGGCTTTTAATTTCGGTGGAGCTTTAAAACGCTTATATATACGATATATTAGGGTTAAGGAACAAGGATTCGACTTGCCAAAAACTTCCCTTCAGTTTCGGGAAAGATAAACTGgaattctcttctcttccacgTTTTTGCACTTTAGTCCTCaaatttttctctatttacaGATTCCGCCTAAATTTTTGAATTGCTCAGAAATCCTTGTGAAATCAGACAGTTTCAATACGTTCAATTTAATCCAAAATCTGAtcctatattttcttttaattttgggtGTTATAATCTACGTGGAAGAAATTGTGAGATTGCATGGTGTCGTGAGTACCATTGTCTCACATCATGATCCAAACTTTACTTCACATTTTTGGAGTAGCTTACACCACGTATTGGATACGAAACTACATTTTAGTATTGTTTATCATCCTTAGACAGATGGACAGTCTGAAACGACTATACAAACACTAGAGGATATCTTGAGATTATGTGTTTTGGATAGTCATCAGTCATAGGAGAGGTCATTGTCATTGATTGAGTTTGCTTATAATAATAGCTTCCATGCGAGTATCGGTAAGCACCATACGAGGCTTGATACGGTAGGCCATGTCGTACACCTTTATGTTGGGCAGAAGCTGGAGAAACTACTGGTATTGGTCCTGAGTTAATCTTAGGAACCACTGAAAAATTGAGGCTGATCAGAGATAGGATGAAACCGTCGAAGGCGTGATTTAGAATTTCAGGTAGACGATCAAGTATCTATTAAAGTTCAACCTATGAAAGGCAAAGTTCGATTTGGACAGTCAGGAAAGTTAAAACCGCGTTTTATAGGTCCTTTTATGATTCACAAGCGTGTTGGAAGTGTAGCTTACCGCTTAGATTTCCTGTTCCAGGAACTCCTGCTGCTCCTGGTGGTCGAGATGTCCTTGTTCCAAGAACTCCTCCTTATGTTCATAATGGTTCTCAAtttccaccacctcctccaccaaaTGCTGCTCCAATGGAGGATATGTGACAAAGGTTCCAATCTTTGAATCAAATGTTTGCTCAAAATGCTACCATCCAGCAGACTTTGTTGTAGCAACTACCTCAGGCAGCTGTTCCACAGCCGGCTCAGCATGCAAACTCTCAGCCTGACTATTGGGTGTTGCAAGATAGGTTCAAAAAGGAAGTCAGCTTGCAAAAATTTAAAGGTTCTTTTGACCCTATGGAAGCTGAGAAATGACTTGATCTTGTTAAAGAGGCTGTGGGGTATTTGGGAGTTCCTAAGGCTTTTAAGTTACGAATGATTACTCGCCAACTTGCTAGAGATACTCAACATTGGTGGAGAAGCATTGTTACCTCCCGTCTTGGTGTGGAGTTGACTTGGGAAGATTTTCAGGGAGCGTTTATGGATCTGTACATCCTAGAGTCTGTCAGATCAAATTTGAGGATGAGATTTGAGGAGCTCAAGTAGAAAGATAAGGCACTAAGAGAGTACTAAGTTGAGTTTGATCATTTAGCAGGCTATTAGCGAAAGTTCATCGAGAATTTTTCTCGAATTGCAAAACCCCTCACACAACTACTTTGCAAAGGAGCTAAGTTTGTTTGTAGTGAGTCTTGTGAGCAGAGGTTTAGAGCATTAAAGAAGAGGTTAACTTCTGCTCTAGTTTTAACTATTCCGAGACCTGGTGTAGGGTATGTGATGTACAATGATGCTTCTTTATCAAGGCTGGGCTGTGTATTGATGCAAGAAAATAAGGTGATCGCTTATGCATCTAGACAACTACATAAGCATGAGGTTAACTATCCTACACATGACCTTGAGTTGGATGTAGTAGTTTTTGCTCTTAAGTTGTGGCGTCAGTATCTTTATGGTGAAAATATGCAAATATTCACAGATCACAAGAGCCTAAAGTATTTATTCTCGCAGATGGAGTTGAATCTTAGACAAAGAAGATGGATTACATTGCTAAGTGACTATGACTGTGAAATTCTTATCATCCACGAATGGCTAATGTGGTTGTTGATGCTTTGAGTAGAAAGCAAGTTACAGTGACATCTCTTAGATCGCAATGGAATTTAGTAGAGCAGATGAGCCAGTTTCACATTTCTATTCGAGAggaaaaattagggtttttggccACATTGGGTATTCAGTCAAATTTACTAGCACATATTCGTGATTCTTAGTGGCAAGATGGTAAATTGGGTACTATTTGTGAAAAAACTGAGGATTTTCGTCAGCTAGGGTATAAGCTTAGAGATGACACAGTGTTATCTTTTAAAGGTAGAGTGTGTGTGCCTAACATACCTATGTTCTTGGAGGAGATTTTGCCAGAAGGACATCAATCTGGGTATACGGTCCACCTAGGCAGCACTAAGATGTATCAAACacttaaactttttttatcattGGAATGATATGAAGGGTGATATTGTAGAGTTTGTATCTAAGTGTTTGGTATGCTAGCAGGTAAAAATTGAGCATCAGAAGCGTAGTGGTAAACTGCAACCATCACCTATCCCAAATTGGAAATGGGAGAAAGTTTCTATGGATTTTGTCACAGGACTAGCAGAGATCTATGTAACACTCCAGTTTCAGGAATATAGTGATGCATGCggagaggtttaaaagaattgatttggCCACCTATGTCACCAAAGTGCACTTATCTTTTCGGTCAAACGTCTTTAGAGAACTCCACAGTTAAGCGTGTTTGCGCTGGATTAGTTTCAGGATGGTTGACCTTCTAGGAAGTGATTGTCGGAACCATGCAGGTGAGGACAAAGCATGGAAAAAAATCATGTGGTGATTTGTGGGGTCGTTAACAAGCCTTTAAAGCCTCCTAGACACGGCGCACCGACCGTCTGACAGGGGTGGGCCCATGGGCCTGAGAGAGAACGTGAGGCCCACTGTTAAGGGCGGTCGAGGCGTTACAAAATCAGAACGAAAATCCCAACAATTGTAATTAATATTGACATAATAGAAGGAAGTGAATCGATAAAGTAACcgaactcaaaaaaaaattattatctatGGTCCCAAACCATACATTTTGATGAATGTAACTTagaaaaatttgttaaatagatagatagattGAAAGATCATAACTATAGAttgaaatgattaaaaaatattactaagTTACtgtcaaaaaaatttatttgtcttttcctttactactaaataaatttttattgtgaTTTTATGCAAATATAGGAAAAGTGAATTATAATTCCATACTCTCAGTATAGattatttaaatgatatatgctaattattattaaatgtattataaaataactaaatattatatcaatatatatatatatatatatattagttatagaATATTGTATATTTCACTACATTCATTTTACCCAAGAATCATTGTTGCAGtgtgttactcgacctgttactcgaccacacccatTGATTGGCATCAAGCTGTGTTCGTCGAATatatttactgtttctgttagaatttatgttttctccctgttcacttaggactgttagaaacttcaaaaccTGTTCTTGCTTTGTTTGACTCTGTGAAATGTGattgcatcttgattgctagcatcaCATTTACACCAATTTAGATTGACACCTTAAATACTGCAATGACATAATAGTAATAGTAATGTGATCAGAAGTTATATACTCAAGTTATAGATACTTGATTACCGTAATAGTTATATACGCATTTGTTTGGTAAACGATAACTATTTACACTTGTTTGCATATCACGTTAGTGTACTAACTATTTATACATCCAAAATACTGTAGAAATTATGTTTAAAGGAacatcaaagattttgttttttggtctgccaaatatttcattaaaaacaaaagtttttagaaatttaatccaacccaattttcaaatatactTCTCTTTTAATAGTATAGGGATTTATTATACCTTTTTGGTTGCATTTTAgaagttttttaaagatatttttgtgccagtttctatataaaatttatatttaaaaacattgattgatttttttaattcaaatattaaatgatattttggtATAAGAAAAAGGTTTTCATATGCCTACTTTAAGCcaaaaatcttgtaaaatgGGACATAGgaaataaatatgttatctTATGGTTAACTTTCAAACTACTCTTGGTAACTGAGTACCAAATAGTTTTAAAgtacaattttattaaaacacTCTCGGTAAGTAGGGCATGATTGGTTGGGCTGTAAGAAATTTTTGTAGAAATAACAGATTGCCATCATCCTCTCATCGTACTGCAGAATCTGGTTAATTTGTGAAAATTGACAGATTAACTTTGAGATTAGTTAGTAACCCAAGGCTTGATGAAACTAGTACTGTTTTAAGCATTGCCTACCTCATTTTGCTCATGTGGTTCCATTGCTTCTTACCGGTTTGGATTGCTGTTGATAGGACTACTACTACTCGCTTATCGAAAAGTTTATTACTAGCTCGCACTCTCATTCactcttgtttctttcttggttACACTTTAGagatttattaataaatcttgttttaattCATCCTTCTTTGATAATCATCTTTGCTTTGAGATTGAATTGATGACTTGACTCAAGAATATGTTATGCTTCCCTgctttaatactttttttggcATGGAACCATGTAATAGGTTATGTTTCATGTAACCTTAACTTTCATTTGAGAAatgaatatttacatttttacccaaaaaagatattttttgaatgttttaaataaaacaatatatatcttatatgtatatttaaaacaaGGAGTAGAAGTTAAACATTATGATTATTCAAtaatttaactaattaatactCGTGAActtgtttatttatatttttaaaaattagctGTTACTAACCAATCACAAAGTTAATATGTCAATTTTCACAATTTAACAAGATTCAGCCATATAAGTTTTAATATCAACAACTAAATAACATGAGTTTTGTTTCTATGataattaatttggtttttttttttgatgaactAAAAGGAATTTTGGATTAAATCTTGATCGCAATTTGCCAATCATCATAATTCTTCCCATCAAATATTTCAGAAGCAATGGAAACTCCGGGATTATCACTGTTTGTAAGGTAGTAAGgtgaatatatgtataatactGTCATGAGATTCGATTACTGGATTTCGAGTACGAGCTCGAGGTTCACGTGAACCTTCAGGAGAAGAATCATCGCGAATTGCCAATTTACGAGCTGAAACAGGAACGCGGATCGTGCGATGATTAGAAATTTTACGTCCATGCGCCATTAAAAAAGCTCTTATTTTACGGCGGGGGATAAAATTTGTTCAACTTTTTGGTCGATGCAACAAATTTCTCGGTGACGAAACCGAAGAAACTGTtcgaagagaagaagaagcaaagaaaaaaagaagtcaaGAATCGTATGAATGATTCACCATGTTACAAGAAAATTTgttacgaagaagaagataagaatcttatatattaaagCAGATGTCGAAAGGCTTCACGTTCGCTCTCAGAAAATGAACTGACGGATTTGGCCCTCCCCTCCACTTAAGGTTTTTAAGGATAAATTAGTCTTTTTACTAATTAATGAgataacatattattttaatatgtagaaaataaaaaaaagcgTTTAATTCCCTATCAACCCTAAATTTCCTATTCTCCAGTGCCCCTAATCAAACCTAAATATTAACCCTAATCAAACCTACTCAATCCTAAGTCGCCCAACAACCCTAACGGACTTATATTATGCCCGTATAATTTACGCCGTCATatgtaaaaccctaaaatcttaTGCTCAAAATTCCTATAAATATAGGATCTCTCCTCTCAAACACAAACATCGTAGCTTGATTTTAGTGCATAGCAATAGCAATATGGTTTATagttcttttttgtatttcaatCAAGGTCTTTTCTATGATGCTCTTCATAGCAATAGATTTTTTCGAGTCCTTTTTATGTTATGGTCAATTGGAAAGTAAGATCTCATAGTCTTTGCCAATTGGTGATGAGTTGTTTACCCAAAGTTTATAGTTTGTTCGATTACATGTTTTGGATCTATCGTCGCTACTATatgatataattattttggaatttctttcttttaatgttAGTGGATCGATCCCGTCTTTAAAGTGATGGTGTTTGTGTATGATTTTGCAAGTTGGTGTTTATGCAACGTCGTAAATTGGTGCAACTaacaaaatctccaaaaaatcTGAGGGTTTGTTTAATCCTGCAAAAAGGTAGTCTCTTATCTaactaaattttctattttatcatggatttagtttttgctttttttttttctggctGCTATAAACCCTAGCGTTCGAATTGATTCACACAGATCATATAAACACATcatataaacacaaacattGTATGTaagttattgattttgtttatagtttgttcgaattttttgtttatcattggTTTTGAGAAGAAATATGCATGAAAGTTTGTCAATTTAGCTGAAGGAAcgttattttgttgttgtgcaGTCTTAGACATTGAGGCGGTAGGAACATTCAACATGTGTCACGCAGCTCTCAAGTATCTTAAGAAAGTAGCGCCTGGAAGAGACTCATCAAGCGGTGGCGGTTCGATTATTAACATAAGCGCTACTTTGCACTACACAGCTTCTAGGTATCAAATACATGTATCTGCAGCCAAGGTAATTTGATTAGTCTGATAAAGTCATTCAGTGTCTCGAGTTTTGGTTCGGAAATCAAGAACTAACTTAAAGGAACAATAGAATGTAGCAAAATGTGATCTTAGGagtttgaaacttgaaacagGTTGCAGTTGATGCTACCACAAGAAACTTGGCATTGGAGTGGGGAACTGACTATGATATTAGAGTGAACGGAATTGCTACAGGTCCTATTGGAGGTACACCGGGAATGAGTAAACTTGTACCTGAGgagattgaaaacaaaaccagagaGTACATGCCTCTTTATAAACTTGGAGAGAAGTGGGATATCGCAATGGCTGCACTCTACTTGAGCTGTGATTCTGGTATGCTGAGTTAAATAAAGCACACTCTTTagtataaaacatatatagatggTTAGATGACGTA
It encodes the following:
- a CDS encoding NAD(P)-binding Rossmann-fold superfamily protein (NAD(P)-binding Rossmann-fold superfamily protein; FUNCTIONS IN: oxidoreductase activity, binding, catalytic activity; INVOLVED IN: oxidation reduction, metabolic process; CONTAINS InterPro DOMAIN/s: NAD(P)-binding domain (InterPro:IPR016040), Glucose/ribitol dehydrogenase (InterPro:IPR002347), Short-chain dehydrogenase/reductase SDR (InterPro:IPR002198); BEST Arabidopsis thaliana protein match is: short-chain dehydrogenase-reductase B (TAIR:AT3G12800.1); Has 39750 Blast hits to 39728 proteins in 2896 species: Archae - 347; Bacteria - 28316; Metazoa - 821; Fungi - 1588; Plants - 1054; Viruses - 2; Other Eukaryotes - 7622 (source: NCBI BLink).) encodes the protein MCHAALKYLKKVAPGRDSSSGGGSIINISATLHYTASRYQIHVSAAKVAVDATTRNLALEWGTDYDIRVNGIATGPIGGTPGMSKLVPEEIENKTREYMPLYKLGEKWDIAMAALYLSCDSGKYMSGLTMVVDGGLCLSKPRHLAKEWRRGLGPGE